Part of the Cryptosporangium arvum DSM 44712 genome, GCGGTCATCTGCGCGGCGCCGTCGCCGATCACGAGCACCGGGCGGCGCTGCGGTTCGGCGAGCCCGGCGCCGAGGGTGGCGGGCAGCGTGTACCCGACCGAGCTCCACACCGGCTGCGCGACGAACGCGGTGCCGCGGGGGAACGTGATGCTGGCCGCGCCCCAGAACGACGTGCCGATCTCCGCGAGCAGCGTCGAGTTCCTCGGCAGCCACTCCTCCAGGCTCTCCCACAGCGAGATCTGCGTGAGCGCGTCGGTGACCGGCCCGTACTCCTCCTCCGCGCGGTAGCCCAGCACGGCCGACGCGGGCAGCCCGGCCGCCGGCAGCGTCGCGTACTCGCTGGCCAGGCCGGTGAGCGCGGCGAGGGCGGCGTGCATCGGCACGCCGTCGAACGTCTCCTGGGCCACCCGGGCCGAGGTGCCCCGGATCTCGATCGTGGCCGCCGGGTCGTTGCGTGCGGTGAACGCACCGGAGACGACGTCGGTCATCAGCGTGCCGACGGTGATCAGCACGGCGGCCTGGTCGACGGCGTGGCGGGCGGACTTCACGCCCAGGTCGCCCCAGTAGACCCCGGCGAAGCAGGGGTGGTCCTCGTTCACACATCCCTTGCTCGAGACGAGCGTGACGAACGGCAGCGGGCCGGCCTCGACCAGCGCACGCAGCTCGCGGGTGGCCTGGCGGCGCTCGACCTCGTGACCGGCGACGACCGTGACCTGACCGTCCTTGGTCCGGAGGAGGTTGCGCGCGGCGTTCGCGAACGCGGCGAGCGCGGCGGCGTCCACCTTGGTCCTGGGGAGCGGGGTGGCGAGGCGCTCGGCGTCGGTCGTCGCGTCGGCCACGTCGGCGGGCACGCTCAGGTAGACCGGGCGGGACGTCTCGAGCGCGGTGGCGAGCGCGGCGTCGATCTGTTCGGCCGCGCGCTCGTGGGTGAGCACCTCGGTCGCGGCGGTGACCTCGCGGTAGGCCCGCGCGAAGTGCCCGAGGTCGCCGTCGGCGAGCGTGTGGTGCAGGAGTTTCCCGGCTGCTCCGGTGGCCGGCGATCCGGTGATCTGGACGACGGGCACCTGCTCGGCGTACGCGCCGGCGATCGCGTTGAGGCAGCTCAGCTCGCCCACGCCGTAGGTCGTGACGACCGCGGCGAGCCCCCGGCGGCGCGCGTAGGCGTCGGCCGCGTAGCCCGCGTTGAGCTCGTTCGGGGAGCCCACCCAGCGCTGCTGACCGCCCGCGAGCAGGCCGTCGATGAGCGCCGAGGTGAAATCGCCGGGGACACCGAAGAGGTGCGCCACGCCGTTCTGGCGTAACCGCTCGGCCAGATACCCGGAAACCGTGACCTCACGCATGAACGTGACGCTGCCGTTCGGGGGTCAGAACGGCAAGATGAGGGTGGTTGGTTGAGCAAAATGCTTCCTGATCGACGCTCGAAGGGCTGACTGTTGAGCGAAACGCGCATTGTCGACCGCACCGACGCGGCCATCCTGCTGGCGTTGGACGCCGCGCCGCTCGCCACCACCACGGCGTTGGCGGACGAGCTGGGGTTCGCGCGCAACACGGTGCAGAGCCGGCAGCGGCGGCTGGAGTCGGACGGGTCGCTGGCGCCGCCGTCGAGCCGGCTGCGACTGGATTCGCTGGGGTACCAGATGCTGGCGTTCGTCTCGATCCAGATCAGTCAGGGAGAGCTGGACCCGACGGTGGAGGCGCTGTCGACGATTCCCGAGGTGCTGGAGTTGCACGCGGTGACCGGGGACGCGGACCTGATCGCGCGGGTGGTGGCGGTGGATCCGGAGGACCTGCACCGGGTGACGCGGCTGATCGTGGGGTCGTACGGGGTGATGCGGACGAGCACGAGCCTGGCGGCGAGGGAGCTGATTCCGCATCGGATGGGCCCGCTGCTCGCTCGGTCGCTGGAGTAGTGGTCGGTCGTTCCGGCTTCTCGCGGCACCGCGATGGCGGGAGCGAGGCATCGCGGTGGCGGGAGCGGGTTCAGCGGTCGCGGTTTCCGGGCGGACGTGGGACGGCCCGGGAACCCATGGTCGGGTTCCCGGGCCGGTGAGGCGGGTGGTCAGTGCTGTCAGTGCTCGCTGTGTTCGCGGCGGAAGCGGCTCAGGCGGCTGGTGAGCCGGCTGCCCAGGCCACCGTGGCCGGCGCCTTCGCGGTCGGCCGGGTCACGGTCGTCCCGCGCCGGGGCGGTGTGGTCGACGGGGGTGGATCCGTTGTTGCCGTCGTCGACGGGGGTGGCGCGGTCGGTCACGGGGGTGACGCCGTCGTTCACGGCCACCCGCTCGTCGCGGGCGGACCGCTCGTCGCGGACGGGCCGCTCGTCGTCAGTGGCGTCGTGGGCGGTGTGTTCGCGGGCGGCGGCGTCGCGGGCCTCGCGGTCGCGCTCGACGCGGGCGATGCGCTCACGGGTGTAGCCGTCGCGGCCGTCGTCGGCGACGGGGGTGTCGGTGCGGGCGGTGACCTCGTCCGTGGCGGGGCCGGCGGCGACCTCGTCACGACGGTCACGGCCACGGAGCAGCCGGGTCCGCGCGGGCGCGGTGCGCTCGGGCGCGGTGCGCTCGGCGTCGCGAGCGTCCGCGCGACCGGCGTCGGCGGGCGCGGCGGTGTGGCCGGTGCGGCGACGGCCGCGGTCGACGTGCACGCGGTCCTCACGCAACGCGTTCTCGTGCGCGGTGTCCACATCGTGGATACGACCGTCCCCGGGGGCACCGTCGGGGTCGAGATCCGGCGCCAGCTTGCGCGCCTGCTGGGCGAGCCGCTCGGCCTCGGCGTGCTCGCTGTCGGCCCGGCGGGTGCGCTCGGCGGCCTCGCGCTCCTCCCGCGCGAGCTCGCGCTCCAGTTCGGCCCGGCGCGCTTTCGCCTGAGCGATCTGCTGCGCGGCGGCCGCACGCTCGGCCTCGGCCCGCGCCGCCCGTGCCTTGGCTTCCTCGAGGTGCTCCTGCGCCTTCAGCCGGCGCTGCTCCGCCTTGGCCCGACGCTGGCGCGGAATCACTACCGCTGCGACGACCAGGGCTAAGAGCACAACCACGATGAGGGCGATGGTGAGCCCGGTCGACATGGCGGCCTCCGTCCATCTCGAAGTGTTTCGGTCGAGACCGGAGTACCCGCCTCCTCCGCCGAGTAAAGATCCCGGGGTCAGGCCTGGCCCGCAGTGGTGGCCCCACGGGGCTCGGACTCACGCACGTAGCGCATGAGCCCCTCCTGCGTCACCGCCGCGACGAGCCGTCCGCGCCGGTCGAAGATGCGCCCCTGGGTGAGCGCGCGCCCGGACCCCGCCGCCGGTGAGGTCTGGTCGTACAGCAGCCAGTCGTCGGCCCGGAACGGCTGCAGGAACCAGAGCGCGTGATCCAGCGACGCGCCCTGGGTCTCCGCGTGCGGATGCGGCACCCGGGCCGAGCCGAGCAGCGACATGTCGCTCAGGTACGTCAGCACGCAGACGTGGAACACCGGGTCCACCGGGAGCGTGTGGCGGTACCGGATCCAGATCTGCTGCTGCGCCGCCGCGCCCGGCACCCGCGCCACCGACGAGGCCGGCACCGACCGCAGGTCCCAGTCGGGCCACTCGCGCGCGTGCCACGCCGCGATCTCGCCCTGCACGCCGGTGGGGTCGGGCAGGTCCTCCGGGAACGGCACGTCCGGCATCGAGTCCTGGTGCTCCGGACCCTCGTCCTGCACGTGGAACGACGCCGACATGAAGAAGATCGCCTTGCCGCCCTGCACCCCGGTGACCCGGCGGGTGGCGAACGAACGCCCGTCCCGGATGCGGTCGACGAGGTAGACGGTCGGGATGTCGGGTTTGCCGGGCCGGATGAAGTAGCCGTGGAGCGAGTGCACGATGTAGCCGTCGGCGACCGTGCGGACCGCGGCCACCAGCGCCTGGGCCGCGACCTGACCACCGAACGTCCGCTGGAGAAACGTGTCAGGGGTGCTCCCCCGGAAGATGTCGTCCTCGATGCGTTCGATCTCCAGGACCTCATGGATGGTCGCCACCCGCACTACGATGCCATTCGAACGAATGTACGAGACAATAGAGCCATGGATCGCCTGCTCGAGGCGCACCAGCGAGCCGCCGCGTTCTACGCCGGCCAGCTCGCCCGCCTCGCGTGCGGCCCGGCCGTGGACTACCTGCGCAGCCGAGGTATCCCCCGGGCGCTGGCCCGCGCGCGGCCCTGGCGGCTGGGCTACGCACCCTGGGGCCGCACCGCCCTGCTCGACCACCTCCGCCGCTTCGGCCACACCGACGACGAACTCGTCGCCGCGGGCCTGGCCGTGCCCTACGGCGGCCGGCTGACCGACGCGTTCCGCAACCGCGTGATGTTCCCGGTCCGCGGGTCGGACGGCCGGGTACGCGGCTTCGTGGGCCGCGACCTGTCCGGCCACCCCCGCGTACCGCGCTACCGCAACAGCGCGACGACGCCGCTCTACACCAAGAGCAACCACCTCTACGCGCTGACCGAGCGGGTGACGGGTGGGGAGGCGCCGGCGGCGGTGCTGGTGGTGGAGGGGCCGGCCGACGCGGTCGCGCTCTCCCGGTTGCCGGTGGGAGCGGAGGGGCGCTGGGCGGCGGTGTCCACCTGCGGGACGGCGCTCACCGGTGGGCAGGTGGAGTTGCTGGCCTCGGCGGTCGCGCCCGGCACGGCGGTGATCGTGTGCTTCGACCCCGATGCCGCCGGTCGGCGGGCCGCTGACCGGGCGTACCAGCTGCTGTACGACTGGGCCGGGCCGGTGGACGCGATCGTGCTGCCGCCGGGCACCGACCCGGCGGCGCTGGTGGCCCGCTCCGGGCCGCAGGGCGCCGATCGTGTGCTGCGGCGGTGTCGCACGTCCCTGCTGGCGGCCCGGGTCGGCTTCGGTCTGGCCGGCCGCCGTCTGGACGAGATCGAAGGGCGCGTCACCGCGCTGCGTGCCGCCGGCGCCCTGCTCCGCCGCTCGACGGAACGGGCTCCTCGCGACGCTCCCCTGATCCCCGCGATCGCCCACTCGCTGAGCGTCCGCCTCGGCATCGACGGCGCGACGACCGCCGACAGCATCTACCCGCCCTGATCGGGGAGGGCGCGCGGATTCCCGCGCGCCCTCCCCGGAGCTAGAGGCCGAAGCGCTCGGCCAGCAGCGTCCGGTGGTGCAGCGGATCACCGAACAGCAGCTGCGACGACTTGGCGCGCTTGAAGTACAGGTGCGCCGGATGCTCCCAGGTGAACCCGATCCCGCCGTGCACCTGGATGTTCTCCGCCGCCACCGCGAAGTACGCCTCGCCGACGTACGCCTTCGCCAGCGACGCCACGGTGGCCAGGGACGCCTCGCCGGACGCGGCCACCGCCGCCGCGTGGTAGGCCGCCGAGCGGGATCCCTCCACCGCGACCAGCATGTCGGCGCACTTGTGCTTGATCGCCTGGAACGAGCCGATCGGGCGCCCGAACTGGAGCCGCTCGCGTGCGTACGTCGTCGCCTGCGTGAGGACGGCGCGCGCTCCCCCGACGCTCTCGTTCACCAGTGCCACGCAGGCCAGGCGCAGCACGTGGTCGAGGATCTCGTCGGCCGTGCCTTCGGTGCCGATCAACCGGGCCGACACTTCGTCGAACACCAGGTCGGCCTGCTTACGGGTCAGATCCATCGTGGACAGCGGATGCGCCGACACCCCGGCGGCGCCCTTCTCGACCGCGAACAGCGACGGCCCGGCGTCCGCGCACGCCACCACGAGAAGCAGGTCGGCGAGTGCGCCGTCGAGCACGAAGTGCCGTGAACCGCTCAGCGTGTACCCGGCCGGCGTGCTCCTGGCCTCCACCGCGCCGTCGAACTGGCCGGTGTCGTTGGCGTAGGCCAGCGTCGCGATCGTCGAGCCGCTCGCGATGCCCGGCAGGAGCTCCTTCTTCGCCTCCTCGTCGTCCGACGCCAGCAGGGCGGACGCGGCGAGCACGGCGGAGGCGAGGAACGGCGACGGTAGCAGCGCCGCCCCCATCTCCTCGAGCACCAGGCACAGCTCGACGAAACCGAAGCCGGAGCCGCCGTACTCCTCCGGGATGTGGAGCCCGGGCAGTCCGAGCTGCTCGCTCAGCTGCTTCCACACCGCCGGGTCGTAGCCCTCGTCGGTCTCCATGAACCGGCGCACCGACGACTCGGGCGAGGTGCGCTCGAGGAACGTCCGCACCGTCGTGCGCAGTTCTTCCTGTTCCGGGGAGAAAATGCTCATCGCGGCACGTCCTTCCAGGCCACGCCCTTGTCGACCCGTACGTCGCCGGGCAGACCGAGCACTCGCTCCCCGAGGATGTTGCGGAGCACCTCGGACGTACCGCCCTCGATGGTGTTGGCGCGCGTCCGCAGGAACACGGTCTGCGTCGACGGGATCCCGTTGCTGCCGTAGGGCAGCGTCGGGCGGCGCATCTCGTAGTCGGGGATCAGCGTGCCGGACGAGCCGAGCAGGTCCAGCTGGAACTCGGCCGCGCGCCGGTTGAACTCGGCCGAGGTCAGCTTCAGCACCGACCCCTCCGGGCCTGGTGTGCCGCGGTTGCCGGCGGCGGCCGCGCGCACCGCGGTGAGGTAGTTGACGTTCGCCTCGATCCAGAGGCGCACCGCCTGGTCGCGGCGCACCGGGTTGCCCTCGCCGCGGGAGGCCGCGACGCGGTAGCCCTCGAGGAGGTCGGCGCCGGGCTCGTCGCGGGTCGCGATCGCGCCGCCGAGCGAGACGCGCTCGTTCATCAGCGTCGTCGTACCGACCCGCCAGCCGTCGCCGACGTCACCGAGCCGGTCGCTGTCGGACACCCGCACGCTGTCGAAGAACACCTCGTTGAACTCGGCGGCGCCGGTCATCTGCCGGAGCGGCCGTACGTCGACTCCCGGCGCTTTCATGTCGACGAGGAACGCGGTGATGCCGCGGTGCTTCGGGACGTCGGGGTCGGTGCGGGCGAGGATCAGACCGCGGCTCGCGAGGTGCGCGAACGAGGTCCACACCTTCTGGCCGTCGAGGATCCAGTCGTCGCCGTCCCGGCGGGCCCTGGTGGCGAGGCCGGCCACGTCGGACCCGGCGGAGGGCTCGCTGAACAACTGGCTCCAGACCTCTTCGCCGGTGTAGAGCGGCCGGAGGTACCGCGCGCGCTGCTCGGGCGTGCCGTGGGCCAGGATCGTCGGGCCGCACATGCCGATGCCGATGGGGTTGTACGAGCCCGGATGCGGTGCCCCGGCCTCGGTCAGGCGCTGTTCGACGAGACCCTGGAGGGCGGGGTCGGCGTGGCGACCACCGTCGGCCGGGTCCACCCAGACCCAGGCGAGACCGGCGTCGAACCGCGCGCCGAAGAACTCGTGCGGGTCGGTGGTGGCGGGTGGATGCTCGCGGAGTAACGCGTCGATCGCGTCGTTGAGCTGCTCGGAGGACAACAGCGTCTCCTTCCCGGTGGCGGGTAGTTATGTACCCGTCCGCCCGAAGTTAACAGACGTTCGCCGTCCACCGACAGCGATGGCCCGCAGCGGACGCTGCGGGCCATCGAAAACGGTGCGCTAGTGCATCATCACCGGGGGTGCACCCTCGGCTTCGTCGTCGAGGAGGTGCGACTCCTCCCGCTTGCGGGGCAGGAAGAACGCCGCTCCGAGCGTCACCACGCAGAGCGCCAGCGCCACCCAGTAGGTGTGCGCGAACGCCTCCGCCGCCTCCTGCAGACCCTTGGCGACGGCCTCCGGGCCGCCGACCTGCTGGACGATCCGCGGGTCCTGCTGCGCGGCGATCGCCGGCAGCGCGAGCTGCGAGTCCTTGAGGCCGTTGGTGAGCAGCACCGACATCAGCGCGACGCCGACGGAGCTGGCGATCTGCTGGGTGATGTTCAGCAGCGTCGAACCGCGCGCCACCTCGCTGTTGGTCAGCGTCCGCAGCGCGCTGGTCATGATCGGCATCATCGTGAGGCCCATGCCGAGACCGAGCACGAACAGCCACGCGATCAGCACCCCGTAGGAGGTGTCGGCCTCGATCCCGGTCAGGCCGTACATGCCGATGACGATCGCGATGATGCCGAACGGCACGATGCGTCCGACCGGCATCTTGTCCGACAGCGCACCGGCGATCGGCATCGTGACCATCGCGCCCAGACCCTGCGGGGCGACGAGCAGACCGGCCATCAGCACGGACTCACCGCGGATCTGCTGGAAGTACGTCGGCACCAGCAGCAGGCCACCGAAGAACGCGACCGCGAACAGGAACATCGTGATGATGCTGACCGTGAGGTTCCGGTTCTTGAACAGGCGCAGGTCGAGCAGCGGGTGCTGGGGCTTGAACGAGTAGATGACGAACCCGATCACCAGCAGGATGCCGACCAGGGCCGGAATCCAGACCTTGTTGGCCGTGATCGTGCCGGCCTCCGGGATCGACGAGACGCCGTAGAGGAACAGCGCGAGACCCGGCGACATCATCAGCATGCCGACGAAGTCGAACGACTCGGACGGCTGCGGCGAGTCGGACGGCAGCACGAGCTGGGAGTAGATCAGCGCGCCGATACCGATCGGGACGTTGATCAGGAAGATCCAGTGCCAGCTCGCGGCGTCGATCAGCCAGCCACCGAGGATCGGCCCACCGATCGGGCCGAGCAGCATCGGCACGCCCAGGATGGCCATCAGCCGACCCATGCGCTTCGGGCCGGCGGCCCTGGTCATGATCGTCATGCCGAGCGGCATCAGCATTCCGCCGCCGAGGCCCTGCAGCACGCGGAAGCCGATCAGCGCCTCGATGTTCCAGGCGGCGGCACAGAGCGCGGAGCCGGCGGTGAACAGCGCGATCGCCGTCATGTAGAGGCGCTTGGTGCCGAACCGGTCGGCGGCCCACCCGGTGAGCGGGATCACGGTGGCCAGAGCCAGCGTGTAGGCGGTCACCGTCCAGGCGACCTGCGCGTACGACAGCGGCTCGTCGACCGAGCCGAACTCGGTCTGGAACGTCGGCAGAGCGACGTTGACGACCGTGATGTCGAGAATCGACATGATGGCGCCGAGGACGACAACCCCGGCCACCTTGAGTATGTCGGGTGTGATCTTGTCGTCGTTGGCCGTGGCTACGTCTGCCATGAGTACTTTCCCTCGTGCCGATCCGTAAGGCAGGGTGGATTAATTTTACGCTCGTTAGATTCTTACTGCATCGATGCACGGAACCAAAACCAAAATAAAGTGACGATCCGTCACAGCATCGACGCCCGGATGAACAACCGGCCCGGCCGAGCGGCGTATTCCCACTATCGGCAGGTTCCTTGCATCAGCCAAACAATCTGGGCCGACGCTACCCCACGCCGCTTCCGACCGCGTTCCCGCCCGTCACCGCCGGGGTCGACGGCCGCTCGCGTGACGTCGCCAGCACCGAACCGATCAGGATCAGGACGAACGCGACGCCGATCAACAGCGTCAGGCGCTCCCCCAGCACGACGACGCCCGCGAGCACGGCGACCGCCGGGTTGACGTAGGTGAACACGGTGGCGCGTACCGGCCCGACCTCGCGGATCAGCGCGAAATACACCAGGAACGCCGCCGTCGTGCAGACGAGGCCGAGCGCGGCGATCGCACCGAGCACCGACGGCTCGGGCCGGGTGTCGGGCCAGGTGACGATCGCGGCCGGCGCGTAGAGCAGCGCCGCGAGGCTGAGCGAGACCGCCGTGAGCGGCAGGCCCGGCACGTCGTCCAGGTAGCGGATGACGATGAGCGGCGCGACCGCGTACCCCACTGCGGTGAGCAGCACCTCGACGGTCGGCCAGGCGTCGCCGCCCCGCAGGGTGGGTGCGACGAGCACCGCCACCCCGCCCAGCCCGACGAGCAGACCGGCCAGCCGCGTGCGGCCCAGCCGCTCGGTGCCCCCGGTGAGCCGGACCGCGATCGCGCCGAGGACCGGGACCGTCGCGATCAGCAGGCCGGCCAGCGAACTCGGCAGCGTGCGTTCGGCGTCGGTGAGGAAGAACCAGGGGCCGACGAGCTCCAGCAGCGTGAACGCGACCACCGGGCGCCACCGCCGCAGCACCGTGCGGACCCCGCCGTTGCGTAGCGCGAACGGGAGCAGCAGCAGGCCGCCCATCGCCACCCGGGCGAACACGACGACCGGGACCGCGACGTCCTCCACCGCGACTTTGATGAGCAGGTAGGGAATGCCCCAGACGATGCTCATGACGACGAACAGCAGCCAACCGCGACGGGACACGGCTCGACGATAGGGGCCGCGAGCGGGCGGCCGATCGGAGGCGGGCCGGCTGTCCGTCGGCTTTCGATGTCTGGCGGTGGTGGGATTCTCCGGGCGGGCAGAGTCGCCAAACAGACAGCCGGTGCGCCTCCGGACACGCGAACGGCGGCCTAAGGTGACCGCGTGGCGGCAGCGGGAACTCGGCTAGGGGTCGACTTCGGGACATCGAACACGGTGGCGGTCCTCGCCCGGTCCGACGGCCGGGTCAACCCGCTGCTGGTGGACGGCCAGCCGCAGCTCCCGTCGGCGGTGTGCGCGACGCCCGCGAAAGAACTGCTCGTCGGACGAGCCGCGCTGCACACCGCCCGGTTGCACCCCGACGGGTTCGAGCCCAACCCCAAGCGCCGGATCGACGACGGGGTCGTGCTGCTCGGCGCGGGCGAGTACGAGGTCGTGGAGCTGTTCGCCGCCGTGCTGCGCCGGGTCGCGGACGAGACCCGGCGGGTCACCGGGGCGGCGGCGCCGGACGAGATCCGCATCACCCACCCCGCGGTGTGGGGCGGCGCCCGGCGCGATCTGCTGCGCCGGTCGGCGGTCGCGGCGGGATGGCCGGCGCAGGCCGTCGGGCTGGTGCCCGAGCCGGTGGCGGCCGCGGCGGCGTTCGCCGAGGTGCACGGGGCGCGGCTGCCGATCGGCGGGAACGCGCTGGTCTACGACCTGGGCGGCGGCACGTTCGACGCCACCGTGCTGCGTCGGACCGCATCCGGGTACGACGTCCGGGCGACCGACGGGCTCGTCGACGCCGGCGGCCTGGACATCGACCACGCGATCCTCACCCACGTCGGCGCGGTGGTGCAGAAACGCAAGCCCGACGCGTGGCGCGCGCTGACCTCCCCCGACACCGCCGCCGAGCGCCGGGCGCGGTGGCTGTTCCAGGACGACGTGCGCGGAGCGAAGGAACTGCTCTCCTCGGCCGCGTCGACGTTGATCCCGGTGCCGCTCATCGACGACGAGATCCCGCTGACGCGCACCGAGCTGGACGCGCTGACGCGCCCGCTGGTGGAGCGGACGATCGTGTCCGTGCAGGGCGTGTTGCGCGAGGCCGGGCTCACCCCCGGCGATCTGTCGGCGATGTTCCTGGTGGGTGGCTCGACGAGGATTCCGCTGGTGGCGACCATGCTGCACCGGACGCTCGGGGTCGCGCCCACGGTGCTGGAACAGCCGGAGCTGATCGTGGCGGAAGGGGCGCTGCGGGTACGCGCGTTCGACGCCGCGCCAGTGGGTGGGGTTCCGCCGGCCTCGGCGCCGCCGTTCCCCGGCCCGCGGTCGGGACCGCCCCAGCAGGTGCCGGCGCAGTACTCCGCACCGCCCGCGTCGGCGCCTCCGTACCGGGCTCCTTCGCCCGGCTTTCCGTCGCACGGGGCTCCCTCTCCGGGTGCGGCTTCCCCGGGAGCGGCCGCTCACGGGGGCGGCTCACACGGGGTCGGCTCGCACGGGGGAGGCCCGCACGGGGGCAGCTCACACGGGGGCAGCTCACACGGGGGCAGCTCACACGGGGGCGGCCCGCACGGGGGAGGCCCGCACGGGGGAGGCCCGCATGGGGGGCATTTGCCGGGCGGGCCGCAGCACGGGGCGGGGGGTCCGCAGTATCCGGGGCCTCGGCCGCCGGCGAACCAGCCCGCGCCCGTGTCGCACTCGGGGCCGCCGTTCCCGCCCCGAGCGGCGAACCACCCGGGTGGCTGGCGCCCCGCGCAGCCCACGATGCCCTACCCCGAGCCCCAGGCCGCGCCGGGAGTGGCGCGCGGCGAGCGCGACTTCCGCTCCGCCGAAGCCGCTCCCGCTCCCTACAGCTCCTCCCCTGCCGCCCCGGTCAGCGCGAGCCCGTTCCACGCCACCCCGGTGAGCGGCCCAGCCGCCGGCGCAGCCCCGATCAGCGGCGGAGGCGCCAGTGCGGCCCCGGTCAGCGGCCCAGCTGCCGGAGCAGCCCCGATCAGCGGCTCAGCGGCCAGCGCGGCCCCCGTGAGCGGCCGAGCCGGCGGCGCCGCGCCGGTGAGTGGCCCAGCCGCCGGTGCGGCGCCGGTGAGCGGCCCGGCCTCCGGAGCAGGTCGCGCCGCCGGTGCGGCCCCCGTCAGCGGCCCGGCGGCAGGCGCAGCTCGGGCCGCCGGTGCGGCCCCCGTGAGCGGCCCAGCCGCCGGCGCGTTCCCCGTGAGCGGCCCAGCGGCCGGCGCGTTCCCCGTGAGCGGCCCAGCCGGAAGCGCGGCCCCCGTGAGCGGCGCCGGCCCGATCAACGGCCCAGCGGGCGCAGCCCCGGTCAGCGGCCCGGCATCTGGAACTGCTCGCGCCGCCGGTGCGGCTCCCGTCAGCGGCCCGGCAGTGGGTGCGGCCCCGGTGAGCAGCGCCGCCGTCGGAGCAGCAGCAGTGAACGCCCGACCCGTCAGCGCGATCCCCGTCAGCGCCGCGCCGGTCAGCGCCGCGCCCCTGAGCGCGGCCCCCGCCAGTGCCCCGCCCCTGAGCGCCGCCCCACACAACGCCGCCCCACACAACGCCGCCCCACACAACGCCGCCCCCGTCAGCGCTGCCCCCGTCAGCGCCGGCCCTGACACCGGCAAACCGACCGTGCAGGTGCGCACCATGCACCAGACCGGTGAGTCCGTGGAGTTCCGCGGCCACGACGGACCGGTTTCGAGTCTGGTGATCAGCC contains:
- a CDS encoding alpha-keto acid decarboxylase family protein — encoded protein: MREVTVSGYLAERLRQNGVAHLFGVPGDFTSALIDGLLAGGQQRWVGSPNELNAGYAADAYARRRGLAAVVTTYGVGELSCLNAIAGAYAEQVPVVQITGSPATGAAGKLLHHTLADGDLGHFARAYREVTAATEVLTHERAAEQIDAALATALETSRPVYLSVPADVADATTDAERLATPLPRTKVDAAALAAFANAARNLLRTKDGQVTVVAGHEVERRQATRELRALVEAGPLPFVTLVSSKGCVNEDHPCFAGVYWGDLGVKSARHAVDQAAVLITVGTLMTDVVSGAFTARNDPAATIEIRGTSARVAQETFDGVPMHAALAALTGLASEYATLPAAGLPASAVLGYRAEEEYGPVTDALTQISLWESLEEWLPRNSTLLAEIGTSFWGAASITFPRGTAFVAQPVWSSVGYTLPATLGAGLAEPQRRPVLVIGDGAAQMTAQEIGAMAANGLAPVVLVVNNAGYTIERVRQSPTASYHDVAPWNWSGLVRSMAPHAHTYRVTSRSELRAALASAGAAPDKMVFIEAVLPSADTPPMLRRLAGTH
- a CDS encoding Lrp/AsnC family transcriptional regulator, producing the protein MSETRIVDRTDAAILLALDAAPLATTTALADELGFARNTVQSRQRRLESDGSLAPPSSRLRLDSLGYQMLAFVSIQISQGELDPTVEALSTIPEVLELHAVTGDADLIARVVAVDPEDLHRVTRLIVGSYGVMRTSTSLAARELIPHRMGPLLARSLE
- a CDS encoding acyl-CoA thioesterase produces the protein MATIHEVLEIERIEDDIFRGSTPDTFLQRTFGGQVAAQALVAAVRTVADGYIVHSLHGYFIRPGKPDIPTVYLVDRIRDGRSFATRRVTGVQGGKAIFFMSASFHVQDEGPEHQDSMPDVPFPEDLPDPTGVQGEIAAWHAREWPDWDLRSVPASSVARVPGAAAQQQIWIRYRHTLPVDPVFHVCVLTYLSDMSLLGSARVPHPHAETQGASLDHALWFLQPFRADDWLLYDQTSPAAGSGRALTQGRIFDRRGRLVAAVTQEGLMRYVRESEPRGATTAGQA
- a CDS encoding toprim domain-containing protein; the encoded protein is MDRLLEAHQRAAAFYAGQLARLACGPAVDYLRSRGIPRALARARPWRLGYAPWGRTALLDHLRRFGHTDDELVAAGLAVPYGGRLTDAFRNRVMFPVRGSDGRVRGFVGRDLSGHPRVPRYRNSATTPLYTKSNHLYALTERVTGGEAPAAVLVVEGPADAVALSRLPVGAEGRWAAVSTCGTALTGGQVELLASAVAPGTAVIVCFDPDAAGRRAADRAYQLLYDWAGPVDAIVLPPGTDPAALVARSGPQGADRVLRRCRTSLLAARVGFGLAGRRLDEIEGRVTALRAAGALLRRSTERAPRDAPLIPAIAHSLSVRLGIDGATTADSIYPP
- a CDS encoding acyl-CoA dehydrogenase family protein; translated protein: MSIFSPEQEELRTTVRTFLERTSPESSVRRFMETDEGYDPAVWKQLSEQLGLPGLHIPEEYGGSGFGFVELCLVLEEMGAALLPSPFLASAVLAASALLASDDEEAKKELLPGIASGSTIATLAYANDTGQFDGAVEARSTPAGYTLSGSRHFVLDGALADLLLVVACADAGPSLFAVEKGAAGVSAHPLSTMDLTRKQADLVFDEVSARLIGTEGTADEILDHVLRLACVALVNESVGGARAVLTQATTYARERLQFGRPIGSFQAIKHKCADMLVAVEGSRSAAYHAAAVAASGEASLATVASLAKAYVGEAYFAVAAENIQVHGGIGFTWEHPAHLYFKRAKSSQLLFGDPLHHRTLLAERFGL
- a CDS encoding acyl-CoA dehydrogenase family protein; translated protein: MSSEQLNDAIDALLREHPPATTDPHEFFGARFDAGLAWVWVDPADGGRHADPALQGLVEQRLTEAGAPHPGSYNPIGIGMCGPTILAHGTPEQRARYLRPLYTGEEVWSQLFSEPSAGSDVAGLATRARRDGDDWILDGQKVWTSFAHLASRGLILARTDPDVPKHRGITAFLVDMKAPGVDVRPLRQMTGAAEFNEVFFDSVRVSDSDRLGDVGDGWRVGTTTLMNERVSLGGAIATRDEPGADLLEGYRVAASRGEGNPVRRDQAVRLWIEANVNYLTAVRAAAAGNRGTPGPEGSVLKLTSAEFNRRAAEFQLDLLGSSGTLIPDYEMRRPTLPYGSNGIPSTQTVFLRTRANTIEGGTSEVLRNILGERVLGLPGDVRVDKGVAWKDVPR
- a CDS encoding DHA2 family efflux MFS transporter permease subunit; the protein is MADVATANDDKITPDILKVAGVVVLGAIMSILDITVVNVALPTFQTEFGSVDEPLSYAQVAWTVTAYTLALATVIPLTGWAADRFGTKRLYMTAIALFTAGSALCAAAWNIEALIGFRVLQGLGGGMLMPLGMTIMTRAAGPKRMGRLMAILGVPMLLGPIGGPILGGWLIDAASWHWIFLINVPIGIGALIYSQLVLPSDSPQPSESFDFVGMLMMSPGLALFLYGVSSIPEAGTITANKVWIPALVGILLVIGFVIYSFKPQHPLLDLRLFKNRNLTVSIITMFLFAVAFFGGLLLVPTYFQQIRGESVLMAGLLVAPQGLGAMVTMPIAGALSDKMPVGRIVPFGIIAIVIGMYGLTGIEADTSYGVLIAWLFVLGLGMGLTMMPIMTSALRTLTNSEVARGSTLLNITQQIASSVGVALMSVLLTNGLKDSQLALPAIAAQQDPRIVQQVGGPEAVAKGLQEAAEAFAHTYWVALALCVVTLGAAFFLPRKREESHLLDDEAEGAPPVMMH